The nucleotide sequence CCGTCTCGTCAAGAATGGCAAGGCGCGGACGCAGGATAGACATCTGCAACACTTCATTGCGCTTTTTCTCACCGCCGGAGAAACCGACATTGACGTTCCGCTTCAGCATGTCATCCGGCATTGACAGACGCTTTGCCTCGGCACGGGCGAGTTTCAGAAAGGCGGAGGCATCCAGCTCCTCCTCTCCGCGTGCACGTCGCACCGCATTCAGCGCGGTACGCAGAAAGTTCATATTGTTGACGCCGGGCAACTCGATTGGCGACTGGAAAGCAAGGAACACACCAGCAGCGGCCCGTTCCTCCGGCTCCATCTCCAGCAGTTCACGCCCCTCGAACAGGGCGGAACCGCCCGTCACTTCATATCCTTCATGCCCGGCCAGAACATAGGACAAGGTGCTTTTACCGGAACCATTTGGACCCATGATTGCATGGATCTCACCTTGCGGCACTTGCAGGTCGATGCCCTTGAGGATCGGTTTGTCCTCGATTTTCGCTTGCAGATTTTCGATCTTGAGCATCGTTTTAACCCACCGAACCTTCCAGACTGATGGCCAGGAGTTTCTGTGCCTCCACAGCGAACTCCATCGGCAATTCCTTCAAAACTTCCTTGCAGAAGCCATTGACGATCAGATTGACCGCATCTTCTTCCGACAGGCCCCGGCTGCGGCAGTAGAACAGCTGATCATCCGCGATTTTGGATGTCGTGGCTTCATGCTCGATCTTTGCCGTCGGATTGCGGCTTTCGATATACGGCACTGTATGCGCACCGCAGAGATCGCCGATCAGCAGGCTGTCGCACTGGGTGAAATTACGCGCGTTCTGCGCTTTCGGCATCATCTTCACCAGGCCGCGATAGGTATTGTTCGAGTGCCCTGCGCTGATGCCTTTCGACACGATTGTGCTGGTCGTGTTAGGGCCGATATGGATCATTTTGGTCCCGGTATCGGCCTGCTGACGATTGGTCGTAACAGCCACAGAGTAAAACTCACCGGTGCTTCCCTCACCCAGTAGCAGGCAGGATGGATATTTCCACGTAATGGCCGAACCGGTTTCAACCTGTGTCCAGCTAATCTTGCTGCGCGCACCACGGCAAGCACCGCGTTTGGTCACAAAGTTGTAGATACCGCCACGACCTTCGGCATCGCCCGGATACCAGTTCTGCACGGTGCTGTATTTGATCTGCGCATCATCAAGGGCCACCAGCTCCACCACCGCGGCATGAAGCTGGTTCTCGTCACGCTGGGGTGCCGTGCAGCCCTCCAGATAGCTGACATAGGCCCCATCCTCCGCGATGATCAGCGTGCGCTCGAACTGACCGGTGTTTTTCGCATTGATGCGGAAATAGGTGGACAGCTCCATCGGGCAGCGCACCCCTTTCGGAATGTAAACAAAGCTGCCATCAGTAAACACAGCGCTGTTCAGAGCCGCATAGAAATTGTCGGAGGCCGGCACCACGCTGCCCAGATACTGCTTCACCAGTTCCGGATGCTCCCGCACCGCTTCGCTGATTGAGCAGAAGATCACACCGACCTTGGCCAGACTTTCCCGGAAAGTAGTGGCAACTGACACGCTATCGAACACCGCATCCACCGCAATACCGGGGGATGCCGAGGCCGGCAGTGCCTCCGCCCCCTCAACACCGGCCAGAAGCGCCTGCTCTTTCAGCGGAATACCAAGTTTCTCATAGGTGCGCAGCAGCTCAGGATCCACCTCATCCAGAGTTTTGGGGCCGGGCTTTTTCTTCGGGGCAGCGTAGTAATGCAGATCCTGAAAATCTATCGGCGCATGTGCGATCCGCGCCCATTCCGGCATCTCCATCATCTTCCAGGCGGCAAACGCCTTGAGACGCCATTCCAGAAGCCATTCCGGCTCTTCCTTGCGGCTGGAAATCAGGCGGATCGTATCCTCGGTCAGGCCCTTCGGGGCCATATCCATTTCGATCTCGGTTTCCCAGCCCCATTTATAGCCGGATTCCGTGACGGATTTGACGGTATCAAGGGTTTCAGCAACGGCTGGCATGGCAGGCTCCTGTCACTCCGCGACGGACAACACGACATGCTCATGGCACGCCGGAGTCTTATAACCGCTTGAAGAGGATTGCGTAGGCTGGGATGGCAAAACGGTACCGATAGGGGCACCACCCATCGGCTGCCTTGCCATATCGGCAAGGCTGATGGAGGACAAAGCTGTCGCAATCGCGTGGTTCACCATATCCCATCGTCCCCGCATGGGGCAGAGGCAGGCGGCATCACAATCCAACTGTGCACCTTCAACACAGGCGGTCAGGGCAATCGGTCCTTCCAAAACCCGGATTACATCGGCAATGGAAATCTGATCAAGGGAACGATTCAGACGGTAGCCGCCATGCGCGCCCCGCTGTGACACCACCAATGTCCCCACTGATAAAGCCTTGAGCACCTTGGCCACGGTTGGTTCCGGAACACCGGTGGCAGCCGCAATACACGATGCCGTTTGTACCCGGTCTGATGCCTCACCGGATTCTGCGGCCAGACGCATCAGCACCACCACCGCATAATCTGTCAGTTTTGACAGCCTGAACATCTGCTCCACCATAACTGGACCAATTCAGTCCTGTTTGGAGAAATGGGCCATACTTGTCAAAAGATCAAGAGCAAAAAAATTAGGCTTTTAATCCCATAGAAAAAATATTTTTAAGCCGGAATCATTTATTTTGTTGACATCACTCCAAAAGAGTTTTTTTACGTGCAAAAATCTCTTTATTGCAACGCAGAATTTTTGCAATGGTTCAAGAAATGATCTTCAAAATTTTCAGCTCCAGTAAAAATATCAAAATAGTGTCCATTATTCTGGTTGGAGCGATTGGCTCTCTGATTCCTCTCAAGTCAATCGATGCTGCAACCAGTACGACGACTTTTCAGGTTACTGCAACTGTACAAGCCTCATGTGTCATTCAGGCTGCAAATCTTTCATTTGGTAACTATAGTGGTTCGCAAACTGATGCGACATCTACGATCCAGGTAACATGTACGAATTCGACACCTTATAATGTCGGACTAAGTGCTGGCACGGGTTCTGGCGCAACGGTATCAAACCGTAAGATGACCCTGAACGGAACTTCAGTACTTCCTTATGCTCTATATTCAGACTCGTCACGCAGCACAAATTGGGGCAACACCCCCAATCAGGATACAGTCAGTGGAACAGGTAATGGTTCAGCACAGAGCCTGACCGTCTATGGCCGTATTCAATCAGGGAATTATCCTAGTCCCGGGTCCTATGCAGATACAATCACGGCAACTGTTAATTTCTAAAAAAGATTATTTTTCTTAGGAAGAATTCTCCGGCATTTATAGTAATTTTCTGCTTTAATATTGTCAAAATACCCGAGATATTCATGCTGATATTTAATTTTAACCGATGGGCTGCTGCCTTTCGAATATTCCTGGCTTTATTGTGTCTATTGATAGGCAGCAGTAAAATTTATGCACAGGGAATCAGCATTACGCCTGTCAGCATATCATTAGCCTCAGGGCAAATGACATCCTTCGTGACATTAACGAATTCAGGAGATGCGGACTTGTCATTTCAAGTCCGTAGCTTTGAGTGGAGTTCGTCTCCAGAAGACCCCTATAATCTTACACCGACAGATCAACTTTTGGTCAGTCCACCACTCGGCACCATTGCGCCGCATGAGAGTCAGACAATACGTATTGTGTTACGCCGGGCAGCAACCACCAGTGAAAGCAGTTATCGGATTCTGATTGACCAAATCCCTGCCCCAGGAACAATCGGTACAGTCAATGTCGCTATACGTCTGTCTATCCCACTGTTTGCAGCCCCACCATCACCCGTCAGCCCACATCTGAAATGGTCCATTGAACGATCAACTGCAGGAACTTTTCTCACTGCTCTTAATACAGGAGAGAAACATCTGAAAATTTATGATGTTTCTCTGTCCAATGGTCACAAAAATACAAAAATTAAAGTGGAGATATCCCCTTACATTCTTCCACACACAATACAAAAATGGAAAATACCCGATAATATTGAAAATTCTGAACAAATAATTATTTCAGGAAAATCAAATGAAGGAGATTTCAAAGAAAAAATATAATTATTTATGTATTTAGGCGATCGAAATGATTTT is from Granulibacter bethesdensis and encodes:
- a CDS encoding spore coat U domain-containing protein, encoding MVQEMIFKIFSSSKNIKIVSIILVGAIGSLIPLKSIDAATSTTTFQVTATVQASCVIQAANLSFGNYSGSQTDATSTIQVTCTNSTPYNVGLSAGTGSGATVSNRKMTLNGTSVLPYALYSDSSRSTNWGNTPNQDTVSGTGNGSAQSLTVYGRIQSGNYPSPGSYADTITATVNF
- the sufB gene encoding Fe-S cluster assembly protein SufB translates to MPAVAETLDTVKSVTESGYKWGWETEIEMDMAPKGLTEDTIRLISSRKEEPEWLLEWRLKAFAAWKMMEMPEWARIAHAPIDFQDLHYYAAPKKKPGPKTLDEVDPELLRTYEKLGIPLKEQALLAGVEGAEALPASASPGIAVDAVFDSVSVATTFRESLAKVGVIFCSISEAVREHPELVKQYLGSVVPASDNFYAALNSAVFTDGSFVYIPKGVRCPMELSTYFRINAKNTGQFERTLIIAEDGAYVSYLEGCTAPQRDENQLHAAVVELVALDDAQIKYSTVQNWYPGDAEGRGGIYNFVTKRGACRGARSKISWTQVETGSAITWKYPSCLLLGEGSTGEFYSVAVTTNRQQADTGTKMIHIGPNTTSTIVSKGISAGHSNNTYRGLVKMMPKAQNARNFTQCDSLLIGDLCGAHTVPYIESRNPTAKIEHEATTSKIADDQLFYCRSRGLSEEDAVNLIVNGFCKEVLKELPMEFAVEAQKLLAISLEGSVG
- a CDS encoding SUF system Fe-S cluster assembly regulator, with translation MFRLSKLTDYAVVVLMRLAAESGEASDRVQTASCIAAATGVPEPTVAKVLKALSVGTLVVSQRGAHGGYRLNRSLDQISIADVIRVLEGPIALTACVEGAQLDCDAACLCPMRGRWDMVNHAIATALSSISLADMARQPMGGAPIGTVLPSQPTQSSSSGYKTPACHEHVVLSVAE
- the sufC gene encoding Fe-S cluster assembly ATPase SufC translates to MLKIENLQAKIEDKPILKGIDLQVPQGEIHAIMGPNGSGKSTLSYVLAGHEGYEVTGGSALFEGRELLEMEPEERAAAGVFLAFQSPIELPGVNNMNFLRTALNAVRRARGEEELDASAFLKLARAEAKRLSMPDDMLKRNVNVGFSGGEKKRNEVLQMSILRPRLAILDETDSGLDIDALKIVGDGVNALRGPNFSALIITHHQRLLDHIVPDHVHVLFGGRVIRSGGPELARQLERDGYAAVIKEAA
- a CDS encoding molecular chaperone, whose amino-acid sequence is MLIFNFNRWAAAFRIFLALLCLLIGSSKIYAQGISITPVSISLASGQMTSFVTLTNSGDADLSFQVRSFEWSSSPEDPYNLTPTDQLLVSPPLGTIAPHESQTIRIVLRRAATTSESSYRILIDQIPAPGTIGTVNVAIRLSIPLFAAPPSPVSPHLKWSIERSTAGTFLTALNTGEKHLKIYDVSLSNGHKNTKIKVEISPYILPHTIQKWKIPDNIENSEQIIISGKSNEGDFKEKI